The Enterococcus sp. 7F3_DIV0205 genome has a window encoding:
- a CDS encoding undecaprenyl-diphosphate phosphatase yields MLLSNLWKAIILGIIEGVTEWLPISSTGHLILVDEFIKMNLSKDFMEMFNVVIQLGAIMAVVVLYFHKLNPFSPRKDETEKKDTWILWSKVVVACAPAAIIGIPLDDWLEAKFHNFFTVALMLIVYGVAFVLIEKRNRDRKPKCTDLRDFTYKAAAIVGFFQVLSLIPGTSRSGATILGAIIIGASRFVATEFSFFLGIPVMFGASFLKIAKFVMKGNSFGFTETFILLTGSIVAFVVSIIVIKFLLNYLKRNDFTAFGWYRIVLGVLLISYWLFS; encoded by the coding sequence ATGCTTTTATCAAATTTATGGAAAGCAATTATTCTAGGTATTATCGAGGGAGTAACTGAATGGCTTCCAATTAGTAGTACCGGACATTTAATCTTAGTCGATGAATTTATTAAAATGAACCTTAGCAAAGATTTTATGGAAATGTTCAATGTAGTAATACAGCTTGGTGCAATCATGGCTGTCGTCGTTCTTTACTTCCACAAGCTAAACCCCTTCTCACCAAGAAAAGATGAGACGGAAAAGAAAGATACTTGGATTCTTTGGTCAAAGGTCGTTGTTGCTTGTGCACCAGCTGCAATTATTGGTATTCCATTAGACGATTGGCTCGAAGCGAAATTTCATAATTTCTTTACAGTTGCGTTAATGCTCATTGTCTATGGGGTAGCATTTGTTCTCATCGAAAAAAGAAATCGTGATCGTAAACCAAAGTGTACTGATTTAAGAGATTTCACGTATAAAGCCGCAGCAATTGTTGGTTTCTTCCAGGTGTTATCTTTAATTCCAGGAACATCACGCTCAGGAGCAACAATTCTCGGTGCAATTATTATTGGTGCTTCACGCTTTGTTGCGACAGAATTTTCATTTTTCCTTGGGATTCCTGTTATGTTCGGTGCTAGCTTCTTAAAAATTGCAAAGTTTGTTATGAAGGGAAACTCATTTGGATTTACTGAAACATTCATTTTGCTAACTGGTTCAATTGTAGCTTTTGTCGTTTCAATCATAGTGATCAAGTTCTTATTGAACTACTTAAAACGAAACGATTTCACAGCATTCGGTTGGTATCGCATCGTACTTGGTGTTTTATTAATCAGTTATTGGCTATTTTCTTAA
- a CDS encoding PTS sugar transporter subunit IIA yields the protein MFGFLKKKAPVEFNETLYAVATGKLIPISEVNDPVFSQKMMGDGFAIIPATGEIYSPIAGEVLSVFQTKHAVGMKMANGLEILLHMGIDTVELNGEPFDIKVSEGSKVSQGSLIANVDLEAIVSAGKATDMVVVITNMDALKRFELSKTGQVSTGDEVGVAKA from the coding sequence ATGTTTGGATTTTTGAAAAAGAAAGCACCTGTTGAATTCAACGAAACGCTATATGCGGTAGCAACTGGAAAGCTGATTCCGATCAGTGAAGTCAATGATCCAGTTTTTTCACAGAAAATGATGGGAGACGGTTTTGCGATTATTCCAGCAACAGGAGAGATTTATTCACCAATTGCAGGAGAAGTACTAAGTGTTTTTCAAACAAAACATGCAGTAGGAATGAAAATGGCGAATGGTCTTGAAATTTTACTTCATATGGGAATTGATACAGTGGAACTTAATGGAGAGCCGTTTGACATAAAAGTAAGCGAAGGTTCTAAAGTATCACAAGGATCGTTGATTGCTAACGTCGATTTAGAAGCGATTGTGTCTGCTGGGAAAGCAACGGATATGGTCGTTGTGATTACCAATATGGACGCTTTAAAAAGGTTTGAACTTAGTAAGACAGGACAAGTTAGTACTGGGGACGAAGTCGGCGTAGCCAAAGCATAA
- a CDS encoding DUF871 domain-containing protein — translation MYGISIFLSDDLTDETRLYIQKMSTIGFNGIFTSLHIPEDDVALYAKRLKELGNIAQKYNMRLMVDISGEALKRAGFSFERLEEILAMGVTGLRMDYAISNQEIAEASHYLTIGLNASTISAEDVEELQEFNANFKNFEAWHNYYPRPETGLSSQFFKEKNRWLKDSGFRVFAFVQGNNQLRGPLYKGLPTLEKHRYDNPFSAALDLNENYCVDGVYVGDPRISERTIHQFEDYNCNQMLQLEVSDIGSQYFTNILGKHTNRSDEARDVIRSAEARFKKIARIEPETVLERKMGSVTIDNIQYGRYMGEIQVTKKDLPGNQQINVAAQVVPEDCSLLKLIKAGRAFNLIEKGTL, via the coding sequence ATGTATGGTATTTCGATTTTTTTAAGTGACGATCTGACTGATGAAACGCGCTTATATATTCAAAAAATGAGCACAATTGGTTTTAATGGGATTTTTACTTCATTACATATTCCAGAAGATGATGTAGCTTTATATGCAAAAAGATTAAAAGAACTGGGAAATATTGCTCAAAAATACAATATGAGACTGATGGTCGACATTTCAGGTGAAGCATTGAAGCGAGCTGGTTTTTCTTTTGAACGTTTAGAGGAAATTTTGGCTATGGGTGTTACTGGTTTGCGTATGGATTACGCTATTTCAAATCAAGAAATTGCTGAGGCATCTCATTATTTAACGATTGGTTTAAACGCTAGCACTATTTCAGCAGAGGATGTCGAGGAACTCCAAGAGTTTAATGCGAATTTTAAAAATTTTGAAGCGTGGCATAATTATTATCCCAGGCCTGAAACAGGTTTATCCAGTCAATTTTTCAAGGAAAAAAATCGTTGGTTAAAAGATTCAGGATTTCGGGTGTTTGCATTTGTCCAAGGAAATAACCAATTGAGAGGACCGCTTTACAAAGGGTTACCCACATTGGAAAAACATCGTTATGATAATCCATTTTCAGCGGCATTGGATTTAAATGAAAATTATTGTGTAGATGGCGTTTATGTCGGTGATCCTAGGATTTCCGAACGAACAATCCATCAATTTGAAGATTACAATTGCAATCAAATGTTGCAATTAGAAGTATCTGACATAGGGAGTCAGTACTTTACAAATATTTTAGGAAAACACACGAATCGCTCAGACGAGGCGCGTGATGTGATACGTAGTGCTGAGGCACGGTTCAAAAAAATAGCAAGAATCGAACCGGAAACTGTATTGGAAAGAAAAATGGGAAGTGTGACCATCGATAATATTCAGTATGGAAGGTACATGGGAGAAATACAAGTAACAAAAAAAGATTTACCAGGAAACCAACAAATCAACGTTGCAGCCCAAGTCGTACCAGAAGACTGTTCGTTATTAAAGCTGATAAAAGCAGGCAGAGCCTTTAATTTAATAGAGAAGGGAACATTATGA
- the murQ gene encoding N-acetylmuramic acid 6-phosphate etherase produces the protein MNLEKLTTERRNQETMNLDELSIKEALEKMNQEDQKVALAVKEALPQIEPVIQSIIDSFNRGGRLIYMGAGTSGRLGVLDAAECVPTFGVDPTMVQGLIAGGQTAMTVAVEGAEDSRELGQQDLVDSGLTDKDVVIGIAASGRTPYVIGGLVYADSIGAATVSISCNKEAEISQYAQMPIEVDAGPEFLTGSTRLKSGTAQKLILNMISTISMIGIGKVYNNLMVDVKPTNEKLVERSKRIIMEATNCDYETATAYFVKADENVKLAIVMILTNTSKEEASEKLIKGNNFIKNTI, from the coding sequence ATGAACTTAGAGAAATTAACAACCGAACGTAGAAATCAGGAAACCATGAATTTAGATGAGTTGTCGATTAAAGAAGCGCTAGAGAAAATGAACCAAGAAGATCAAAAAGTTGCTCTGGCAGTAAAAGAGGCACTTCCTCAAATCGAACCAGTTATACAATCAATTATTGATTCTTTTAACAGAGGCGGTAGGCTAATTTACATGGGTGCTGGCACAAGTGGTCGTTTGGGTGTGTTGGATGCCGCAGAATGTGTACCGACTTTTGGAGTAGATCCTACCATGGTTCAAGGTTTGATTGCCGGTGGTCAGACAGCTATGACTGTGGCTGTGGAAGGAGCAGAAGACTCCAGAGAGTTGGGGCAGCAAGACTTGGTGGATAGTGGACTCACAGACAAAGATGTTGTGATTGGTATTGCAGCAAGTGGTCGAACACCGTATGTGATCGGCGGTTTGGTTTATGCGGATTCAATTGGTGCAGCTACGGTTTCGATATCATGTAATAAAGAAGCTGAAATCAGTCAATATGCGCAAATGCCGATCGAGGTCGATGCAGGACCCGAATTTTTGACTGGTTCAACCCGTTTGAAATCAGGAACAGCTCAAAAATTGATTTTGAATATGATATCAACGATCTCAATGATCGGAATTGGCAAAGTATACAATAATTTGATGGTTGACGTAAAACCGACGAATGAAAAACTAGTAGAACGATCAAAACGGATTATTATGGAAGCTACGAACTGTGATTATGAAACGGCAACAGCCTATTTTGTAAAAGCGGATGAGAATGTAAAACTAGCGATTGTTATGATATTGACAAATACTTCAAAAGAAGAAGCAAGTGAAAAATTGATAAAAGGCAATAATTTTATTAAAAATACAATTTAA